The Mangrovibacterium diazotrophicum DNA window GAAGTGAAAGTGATCGCTTTCGACGCGGACGATACGCTTTGGGAAAATGAAAATTTTTTCCGTGATGCTGAGCACCAGTTTTGTAAGGTGATGGCTGAATATGAAGCGGAGGAGGAGGTCATGAAGAAGTTGTTCCGAACCGAAATTCAGAACCTGGAGTTGTACGGTTACGGGGTCAAGGCATTCATTTTATCGCTGATGGAAACGGCTTTGGAGATCTCGAACCGGAAGGTTCGTCCCGAGCAGATTGAAGGGATCATCGAGATCGGGAAGTCCATGCTGATGAAAGATGTGATTCTGCTGGATGGCATCGTTGACCTGCTGGACAAACTTTACGGGAAATACCGTTTGGTGGTGGCTACCAAGGGCGATTTGCTCGACCAGGAAAGGAAGCTGAAGAAATCAGGTTTGCGTAAATACTTTCACCATATTGAGATTATGACGCATAAACGGGAGGAGAACTACCAGGAATTGCTGAACCATCTGGATATTCCGGCTGAGCAGTTTTTTATGGTCGGAAACTCGCTGAAATCGGATGTTCTACCGGTTATTGATTTGGGTGGATATGCTGCTCACATTCCTTATTA harbors:
- a CDS encoding HAD family hydrolase, translated to MVVEEKKGKRMSLNEVKVIAFDADDTLWENENFFRDAEHQFCKVMAEYEAEEEVMKKLFRTEIQNLELYGYGVKAFILSLMETALEISNRKVRPEQIEGIIEIGKSMLMKDVILLDGIVDLLDKLYGKYRLVVATKGDLLDQERKLKKSGLRKYFHHIEIMTHKREENYQELLNHLDIPAEQFFMVGNSLKSDVLPVIDLGGYAAHIPYYTTWLYEQMDPEDIKSDRFFELKQIHDVLDLFEKTKE